A genomic window from Quercus lobata isolate SW786 chromosome 10, ValleyOak3.0 Primary Assembly, whole genome shotgun sequence includes:
- the LOC115966115 gene encoding polygalacturonase-like: protein MAYPKSSLVLAVLLSVFISTVLATPMTYSVVSLGAKADGKTDSTRAFVSAWTKACASVKPAIIYVPAGRFYLRQVVFSGPCKNNAIIMRIVGTLVAPSDYRVLGNTGKWLVFEHVDGVTISGGVLDGHGTGLWACKASGNSCPSGASTLQFSNSNNIVVRALTSLNSQLFHIVVNGCHNVKMQGVRVIAAGNSPNTDGIHVQLSSSVTILDSKIGTGDDCISIGPGTTNLWIENVACGPGHGISIGSLGKDLQETGVKNVTIKTTTFTGTQNGLRIKSWGRPSNGFARNILFQHAVMMNVQNPIVIDQNYCPSNKGCPGQFSGVKISDVTYQDIHGTSATEVAVKFDCSPGNPCSRIRLENVKLTYKNQVAQASCSHADGTSTGFVQPTSCL from the exons ATGGCATACCCCAAAAGCTCTCTCGTTCTAGCAGTACTTCTCTCAGTGTTCATTTCCACAGTGCTAGCTACTCCTATGACATACAGTGTGGTGAGTTTGGGAGCCAAAGCAGATGGGAAAACGGACTCAACTCGGGCTTTTGTTAGTGCATGGACAAAAGCTTGTGCGTCAGTAAAGCCTGCCATTATTTATGTGCCAGCAGGGAGGTTCTATCTCAGGCAAGTGGTTTTCAGTGGACCATGCAAGAACAATGCTATCATTATGCGCATAGTTGGGACACTTGTGGCCCCATCAGACTATAGGGTCCTTGGAAATACAGGAAAGTGGCTTGTGTTTGAACATGTCGATGGGGTTACCATATCTGGTGGGGTTCTTGATGGCCATGGCACTGGTTTGTGGGCTTGCAAAGCCTCTGGCAATAGTTGTCCTTCGGGAGCCTCG ACACTACAATTTTCCAACTCAAACAACATTGTAGTCCGTGCATTAACCTCCCTAAATAGCCAATTATTTCACATTGTTGTCAATGGCTGCCACAATGTGAAAATGCAAGGTGTAAGAGTCATTGCTGCTGGAAACAGCCCAAACACCGATGGAATTCACGTTCAATTATCTTCAAGTGTCACAATTCTTGACTCCAAGATCGGGACAGGTGATGATTGCATCTCAATTGGTCCTGGTACCACTAACTTGTGGATTGAGAATGTTGCATGTGGACCTGGGCATGGAATCag CATTGGGAGTCTAGGCAAGGACTTGCAAGAGACTGGTGTAAAAAATGTGACAATTAAAACAACTACTTTTACTGGAACTCAAAATGGATTGAGAATTAAGTCTTGGGGAAGGCCTAGCAATGGATTTGCAAGGAACATTCTATTCCAACATGCCGTTATGATGAATGTCCAAAATCCTATTGTAATTGACCAAAATTACTGCCCCAGTAACAAAGGTTGCCCTGGTCAG tTTTCTGGGGTAAAAATTAGTGATGTAACATACCAAGATATCCATGGAACATCAGCAACGGAGGTCGCTGTGAAATTTGATTGTAGTCCAGGGAACCCATGCTCCAGAATAAGATTGGAGAATGTAAAGCTCACATACAAGAATCAAGTAGCCCAAGCTTCATGTAGCCATGCAGATGGAACTTCTACTGGTTTTGTCCAGCCCACAAGTTGCTTGTAG